In a genomic window of Festucalex cinctus isolate MCC-2025b chromosome 11, RoL_Fcin_1.0, whole genome shotgun sequence:
- the tmem198aa gene encoding transmembrane protein 198: MASTGRLLGLAEPGLKCDQEIERRYEIVPSVVCSMSCLFGIIYCFFGYRCFKAVLFLTGLMFGSVVIFMLCYKERVMDTQLSIEASVGIGLGIGTLCGLVTMLVRSVGLFMVGLLLGLLVGVASLVVMEEFYHPRTVWVPLGILLGSGTLFAVLTLQWQRCFVTFSTATFGSAIITITVDYFIELFAMVQYVYERLKVAPKKPVCWFTWVIMGVWPVLALLGVLIQWKVTAEGFSHTEVVLSRQQRRVQLMRIRQREERLKKENENKKKKKQQNQKSGQKQKANSLHHQQYRHPGTSHPHHPARSTQPPKVPPPQTEPGFHRKPNPKKRFEGDVLSPSYIRSFRDRQTDRRAYSHSRMMSRSRMAELDYDCGSQVPLTAPSGAPVRI, encoded by the exons ATGGCCTCCACCGGCCGGCTGCTGGGTCTGGCCGAGCCGGGCCTGAAATGCGATCAGGAGATCGAGAGGCGATATGAGATCGTGCCCTCTGTGGTCTGCTCCATGAGCTGCCTCTTTGGAATCATCTACTGCTTCTTTG GCTACAGATGCTTCAAGGCCGTGCTGTTCCTCACAGGCCTCATGTTCGGCTCGGTGGTCATCTTCATGCTGTGCTACAAAGAGAGGGTGATGGACACTCAGCTCAGCATTGAGGCGTCAGTGGGCATCGGCCTCGGCATTGGGACTTTGTGCGGCCTGGTGACAATGTTGGTCCGCAGTGTGGGGCTGTTCATGGTGGGCCTGCTGCTGGGCCTGTTGGTTGGCGTGGCTTCATTGGTG GTGATGGAGGAATTTTACCATCCCAGAACAGTGTGGGTTCCTCTGGGAATTCTTCTGGGTTCCGGGACCCTGTTTGCTGTCCTCACTCTTCAGTGGCAGCGTTGCTTCGTCACCTTCTCCACCGCCACCTTCGGTTCAGCCATCATCACCATCACAGTGGATTACTTCATAGAGCTGTTTGCGATGGTGCAGTACGTCTACGAGAGACTCAAG GTGGCGCCCAAGAAGCCAGTCTGCTGGTTCACATGGGTCATCATGGGGGTGTGGCCTGTCCTGGCACTGCTTGGAGTGCTGATTCAGTGGAAAGTCACAGCAGAGGGTTTTTCTCACACAGAGG TGGTTTTGAGTCGACAACAAAGGCGGGTGCAGCTCATGCGCATCCGGCAGCGAGAAGAGAGGCTGAAAAAGGAGAatgagaacaagaagaagaagaaacaacaGAACCAGAAGAGCGGCCAAAAGCAGAAGGCCAACAGCCTTCACCACCAGCAGTACCGCCACCCGGGGACATCTCACCCCCATCACCCAGCCCGAAGCACGCAGCCCCCCAAAGTCCCTCCCCCTCAGACTGAGCCAGGCTTCCATCGCAAGCCCAACCCCAAAAAGCGCTTTGAAGGAGACGTGCTCTCGCCG AGCTACATCCGCAGTTTCAGGGACAGGCAAACGGACAGACGGGCGTACTCCCACAGTCGAATGATGAGCCGCTCCCGCATGGCTGAACTGGACTACGACTGCGGCTCTCAAGTGCCGCTCACGGCGCCATCCGGAGCGCCGGTTCGG